The DNA segment CAATCCTGAAAGTCCGCCGACTGTTGAAACAAGGTAATTTTCAAGGAGTCGTGACTACAGGTGGATATATCGCCGGGCCAGCAGTGATTGCGGCGCGTTCTCTGGGTTTACCTGTAATTTTTCATGAATCTAACGCCTTACCTGGCAAAGTAACCCGCTTTTTTGGCCCTTGGTGTAGTGTAGTCGCCTTAGGATTTGACGTGGCTACCAAGTATCTACCCCGCGCTACAAGTGTTTGTGTGGGTACTCCAGTGCGATCGCAATTCTTAAATCTAGGTAATAATTCGCAACTAGATTTAGCCATTCCTGGAGATGTCCCTGTAATTGTGGTGTTTGGTGGTAGCCAAGGCGCGGTGGCGGTAAATCAGTTGGTGCGTCAAGCGGCTCCAGCTTGGTTTGAGGCTGGGGCTTACGTGGTACATTTGACAGGCGATCGCGATCCCGATGTTGATAGTCTCAAGCATCCCCAATATATAGAATTACCCTTCTACGACAATATGGCCGCCTTGCTGCAACGGGCTAATTTAGCAATTAGCCGTTCTGGTGCTGGTAGCTTAACAGAATTGACAGTATGTGGCACACCGGCAATTTTGATTCCCTACCCCTTTGCGGCGGAAGACCATCAATCTTACAACGCCGAGGTATTTACCAAAGCTGGCGCAGCGTTAACCTTTAAGCAATCTGATTTGACAGCAGAGTTATTGCAAACTCAAGTTTTAAATTTATTACAATCCCCCACAGAGTTAGCCAAAATGGGGGAAAATGCCAAGGCGATCGCTGTTCCCGATAGCGCTGATAAGTTGGCGACTCTAGTACGGGAAGTTGTGGAGAGATGAATCAATTCAAAATTCAAAATTCAAAATACCCTACGGGTTCGCGTAGTGTCCTCGTTCGCGTTAGCGTCTCCGTTCGCGCAGCGTCTCCGACAGGAGAAGGAGAAGAGTAGGCTACGCCAACAAAATTCGAAACAAAGAGTCAACTGTCAACGTCTCACCTGTTACTAGTATCAGGGCATAAGGTGCGATCGCTCTTTGCCACATCCAAATTAGTTTTTAAGTAATCTTGTAGTAAATTACACCCTCGTACTAGTAAATTTTCTAGTTTAATTTCAGCTAAATTCAGGAAAATCACTTTACCATTCCCGCCGCCTACTGCCAAAATTTGACTGTCAGGACTGAAGGTAACACTGGTTAATTCATCTTTGTCGCCTTTTAAAACCATGAGCAATGTCCCTTTCTGGTTCCACAGCCTGATTTGATCATCACTATTAGCAGCTAACATCTTACCGTCAGGGCTAAAACTGACACTAATAAAACTATCACCATCACCCGGTAGATTTCTTGACAGGCTACCATCTCGATTCCACAGCTTAACTGTCCCGTCGATACTTGCAGAAGCTAAAATTTGCCCATCTGGCGACCATGCTACCCCGTTTACCCGGCGGCTATGTTCCTTGAGGGTGTGGAGTAGTTGACCGTCTCGACTCCATAACTTCACGGTGGTATCATCGCTGACGGAGGCTAACAACTTACCGTCAGGGCTAAAACTGACCCAATTAACTGCATCGGTATGACCTTGTAAGGTGTGGAGTAGTTGCCCTCCCTGGCTCCAGATTTTCACTATTTTATCTTTACCAGCTGAAGCTATAACTTGACTATCTGACGACCAGGCTACAGCTAAAACTGCATCTTGATGACCTTGTAAGGTATGTAATATTTTGCCATCTTGATGCCATAATTTCACCGTTTGATCTTTACTGGCTGAGGCTATCATCTGCCGATTTGGCGACCATGCTACGCCCCAAATTGATCCTGTATGCCCCTTGAAGGTGTTTAATAGTTTCCCATGCCGAGATAAAATTTTGACAGTTTGGTCTCGACTCGCCGCCGCCAAAGTTTCACCATCAGAACTAAAGCTAATACTTGTCACCCAGTCATTACCATCACCTTTGGGATTTCGTAATAGCACTTCATCCCAGCGCCAGAGTGTCACCGTTTTATCTCGGCTACCAGAGGCAAAGATGCGACCGTCAGGGCTAAAACTCACACTATTTACCCAACTGTTATGACCCTTTAAGGTTCCCAACAGCAGGCCTTGAGGACTCCAAAGTTTCAAAGTTGCATCAATACTGGCGGAACCAATAGTTTCACCGTTAGGGCTGAAGGTAACGGCTGTGACTCCCGCCGTGTGTCCTGATAAGGTTTTTAATAAATTACCTTGGCGATTCCACAGTTTAATAGTCTGATCAAAACTGGCGGTGGCAATTGTTTCACCCTTGGGCGACCATGCTACACCCAAGATTGCATCATCATGACCTTGCCAGGTTTTGAGTAGTTTACCGTCCCGATTCCAAAGCTTGATGTTTTTGTCAGCACCTACGGAAGCGAGAGTTTGACCATCAGGTGTCCAAGCTATGCCCAAAACTGCATCATTATGACCTGATAAAGTGTTGAGTAATTTCCCTTCTCGACTCCATAGTTTTACCGTCTTGTCGCTACTCCCAGAAGCAATCAGGGAACCATCGGGGCTAAAACTAGCATTATTTACTACATCCCCATGCCCTTGTAGAGTAGTCACTAATTGACCAACTCGGTTCCATAGTTTGACTGTTTTGTCTTGGCTAGCGGACGCAATTAACAAGGCATCAGGGCTGAAGTTGACGCTATTGACTACATTG comes from the Nostoc sp. PCC 7120 = FACHB-418 genome and includes:
- the murG gene encoding undecaprenyldiphospho-muramoylpentapeptide beta-N-acetylglucosaminyltransferase — protein: MVNAPIKLLIAASGTGGHLFPAIALAEKLPDYEIEWLGVPNRLETQLVPKQYPLNTIAVEGFQQGLGISSLVILGKLIGSILKVRRLLKQGNFQGVVTTGGYIAGPAVIAARSLGLPVIFHESNALPGKVTRFFGPWCSVVALGFDVATKYLPRATSVCVGTPVRSQFLNLGNNSQLDLAIPGDVPVIVVFGGSQGAVAVNQLVRQAAPAWFEAGAYVVHLTGDRDPDVDSLKHPQYIELPFYDNMAALLQRANLAISRSGAGSLTELTVCGTPAILIPYPFAAEDHQSYNAEVFTKAGAALTFKQSDLTAELLQTQVLNLLQSPTELAKMGENAKAIAVPDSADKLATLVREVVER